From a single Entelurus aequoreus isolate RoL-2023_Sb linkage group LG12, RoL_Eaeq_v1.1, whole genome shotgun sequence genomic region:
- the lrtm2a gene encoding leucine-rich repeat and transmembrane domain-containing protein 2 isoform X2: protein MNSKMILHTFSPVVPFIKRSFLCLLVALFQPAILCPAPCICPSEGMLVDCGGRGLTSLPPLHLLPPGSRFLSLANNKLASLGASALVNLSSLEELDLSNNYLDNLPAGLFRDMINLTKLTLHNNSVTVMDRDLFQVSSTTVHFSPVGRKSRDDYRKKCSGCVRQGLGSLQSLDLSLNGLASVPLGLLDELQSLRWLSLAGNRLRGLERAAFEPLSHLQHLELGHNPWECDCNLRDFKHWMEWLLYRGGKVDAMECTLPKDLRGRDIRGVPVEMFDYCLQLDDENGGGGGGGGGGSPCSRSTLNPSSVPPLSGGDDSSTNSGGGGDAPADCVRARYRPVSVRRAIGTVVIAGVVCGIVCIMMVVAAAYGCIYASLMAKYQRELKKRQPLMGDGEGDGDDREEKQISSVA, encoded by the exons ATGAACTCGAAAATGATTTTACACACATTCTCTCCTGTCGTTCCGTTTATCAAGAGAT CTTTCCTCTGCCTGCTGGTGGCGCTCTTCCAGCCAGCCATCCTCTGCCCTGCCCCCTGCATCTGCCCCTCAGAAGGCATGCTGGTGGACTGTGGGGGTCGAGGCCTCACCTCCCTGCCTCCCTTGCACCTCCTGCCTCCCGGGAGTCGTTTCCTCTCGCTGGCCAACAACAAGCTAGCCTCACTGGGAGCTTCCGCCCTCGTTAACCTCTCTTCTCTGGAG GAGCTTGACCTCTCTAACAACTACCTTGATAATTTGCCGGCCGGATTATTCCGAGACATGATCAATCTGACCAAGCTGACCCTGCACAACAACTCTGTGACAGTAATGGACAGGGATCTCTTTCAGGTGAGTAGTACTACAGTGCATTTTTCTCCAGTGGGACGTAAAAGTAGAGATGACTACAGAAAGAAATGTTCTGGGTGTGTTCGACAGGGTTTGGGGAGTCTGCAGAGTCTAGATCTATCACTAAATGGCCTGGCGTCTGTTCCTTTGGGGCTCCTGGATGAGCTGCAGAGTCTCAG GTGGTTGTCCCTGGCTGGAAACAGACTTCGGGGTTTGGAGAGGGCAGCGTTCGAGCCCCTGTCCCACCTCCAACACCTAGAACTGGGACACAATCCCTGGGAATGCGATTGCAACCTGCGAGATTTCAAACACTGGATGGAGTGGCTATTGTACCGAG GCGGCAAGGTGGACGCAATGGAGTGCACGCTACCCAAAGATCTGCGGGGGCGAGACATCCGTGGCGTTCCCGTTGAAATGTTTGACTACTGCCTCCAGCTTGACGATGAGAatggaggaggaggcggaggaggaggaggtggttcTCCCTGCAGCAGGAGCACCCTTAACCCCAGCAGTGTGCCACCACTTTCTGGTGGTGATGACTCCTCTACAAATTCAGGAGGTGGTGGAGATGCCCCTGCGGATTGCGTGCGCGCCCGCTATCGGCCGGTGAGCGTGCGGCGCGCCATCGGCACCGTAGTGATTGCCGGCGTGGTGTGTGGCATTGTCTGCATCATGATGGTGGTGGCTGCTGCGTACGGGTGCATCTACGCCTCGCTCATGGCCAAATACCAGAGGGAGCTGAAGAAGAGGCAGCCGCTTATGGGGGACGGCGAGGGCGATGGGGACGACCGGGAGGAGAAGCAGATCTCCTCGGTGGCGTAG
- the lrtm2a gene encoding leucine-rich repeat and transmembrane domain-containing protein 2 isoform X4 has translation MAPHRHSPGGLGPYGPSRQPFLCLLVALFQPAILCPAPCICPSEGMLVDCGGRGLTSLPPLHLLPPGSRFLSLANNKLASLGASALVNLSSLEELDLSNNYLDNLPAGLFRDMINLTKLTLHNNSVTVMDRDLFQGLGSLQSLDLSLNGLASVPLGLLDELQSLRWLSLAGNRLRGLERAAFEPLSHLQHLELGHNPWECDCNLRDFKHWMEWLLYRGGKVDAMECTLPKDLRGRDIRGVPVEMFDYCLQLDDENGGGGGGGGGGSPCSRSTLNPSSVPPLSGGDDSSTNSGGGGDAPADCVRARYRPVSVRRAIGTVVIAGVVCGIVCIMMVVAAAYGCIYASLMAKYQRELKKRQPLMGDGEGDGDDREEKQISSVA, from the exons CTTTCCTCTGCCTGCTGGTGGCGCTCTTCCAGCCAGCCATCCTCTGCCCTGCCCCCTGCATCTGCCCCTCAGAAGGCATGCTGGTGGACTGTGGGGGTCGAGGCCTCACCTCCCTGCCTCCCTTGCACCTCCTGCCTCCCGGGAGTCGTTTCCTCTCGCTGGCCAACAACAAGCTAGCCTCACTGGGAGCTTCCGCCCTCGTTAACCTCTCTTCTCTGGAG GAGCTTGACCTCTCTAACAACTACCTTGATAATTTGCCGGCCGGATTATTCCGAGACATGATCAATCTGACCAAGCTGACCCTGCACAACAACTCTGTGACAGTAATGGACAGGGATCTCTTTCAG GGTTTGGGGAGTCTGCAGAGTCTAGATCTATCACTAAATGGCCTGGCGTCTGTTCCTTTGGGGCTCCTGGATGAGCTGCAGAGTCTCAG GTGGTTGTCCCTGGCTGGAAACAGACTTCGGGGTTTGGAGAGGGCAGCGTTCGAGCCCCTGTCCCACCTCCAACACCTAGAACTGGGACACAATCCCTGGGAATGCGATTGCAACCTGCGAGATTTCAAACACTGGATGGAGTGGCTATTGTACCGAG GCGGCAAGGTGGACGCAATGGAGTGCACGCTACCCAAAGATCTGCGGGGGCGAGACATCCGTGGCGTTCCCGTTGAAATGTTTGACTACTGCCTCCAGCTTGACGATGAGAatggaggaggaggcggaggaggaggaggtggttcTCCCTGCAGCAGGAGCACCCTTAACCCCAGCAGTGTGCCACCACTTTCTGGTGGTGATGACTCCTCTACAAATTCAGGAGGTGGTGGAGATGCCCCTGCGGATTGCGTGCGCGCCCGCTATCGGCCGGTGAGCGTGCGGCGCGCCATCGGCACCGTAGTGATTGCCGGCGTGGTGTGTGGCATTGTCTGCATCATGATGGTGGTGGCTGCTGCGTACGGGTGCATCTACGCCTCGCTCATGGCCAAATACCAGAGGGAGCTGAAGAAGAGGCAGCCGCTTATGGGGGACGGCGAGGGCGATGGGGACGACCGGGAGGAGAAGCAGATCTCCTCGGTGGCGTAG
- the lrtm2a gene encoding leucine-rich repeat and transmembrane domain-containing protein 2 isoform X1 — translation MAPHRHSPGGLGPYGPSRQPFLCLLVALFQPAILCPAPCICPSEGMLVDCGGRGLTSLPPLHLLPPGSRFLSLANNKLASLGASALVNLSSLEELDLSNNYLDNLPAGLFRDMINLTKLTLHNNSVTVMDRDLFQVSSTTVHFSPVGRKSRDDYRKKCSGCVRQGLGSLQSLDLSLNGLASVPLGLLDELQSLRWLSLAGNRLRGLERAAFEPLSHLQHLELGHNPWECDCNLRDFKHWMEWLLYRGGKVDAMECTLPKDLRGRDIRGVPVEMFDYCLQLDDENGGGGGGGGGGSPCSRSTLNPSSVPPLSGGDDSSTNSGGGGDAPADCVRARYRPVSVRRAIGTVVIAGVVCGIVCIMMVVAAAYGCIYASLMAKYQRELKKRQPLMGDGEGDGDDREEKQISSVA, via the exons CTTTCCTCTGCCTGCTGGTGGCGCTCTTCCAGCCAGCCATCCTCTGCCCTGCCCCCTGCATCTGCCCCTCAGAAGGCATGCTGGTGGACTGTGGGGGTCGAGGCCTCACCTCCCTGCCTCCCTTGCACCTCCTGCCTCCCGGGAGTCGTTTCCTCTCGCTGGCCAACAACAAGCTAGCCTCACTGGGAGCTTCCGCCCTCGTTAACCTCTCTTCTCTGGAG GAGCTTGACCTCTCTAACAACTACCTTGATAATTTGCCGGCCGGATTATTCCGAGACATGATCAATCTGACCAAGCTGACCCTGCACAACAACTCTGTGACAGTAATGGACAGGGATCTCTTTCAGGTGAGTAGTACTACAGTGCATTTTTCTCCAGTGGGACGTAAAAGTAGAGATGACTACAGAAAGAAATGTTCTGGGTGTGTTCGACAGGGTTTGGGGAGTCTGCAGAGTCTAGATCTATCACTAAATGGCCTGGCGTCTGTTCCTTTGGGGCTCCTGGATGAGCTGCAGAGTCTCAG GTGGTTGTCCCTGGCTGGAAACAGACTTCGGGGTTTGGAGAGGGCAGCGTTCGAGCCCCTGTCCCACCTCCAACACCTAGAACTGGGACACAATCCCTGGGAATGCGATTGCAACCTGCGAGATTTCAAACACTGGATGGAGTGGCTATTGTACCGAG GCGGCAAGGTGGACGCAATGGAGTGCACGCTACCCAAAGATCTGCGGGGGCGAGACATCCGTGGCGTTCCCGTTGAAATGTTTGACTACTGCCTCCAGCTTGACGATGAGAatggaggaggaggcggaggaggaggaggtggttcTCCCTGCAGCAGGAGCACCCTTAACCCCAGCAGTGTGCCACCACTTTCTGGTGGTGATGACTCCTCTACAAATTCAGGAGGTGGTGGAGATGCCCCTGCGGATTGCGTGCGCGCCCGCTATCGGCCGGTGAGCGTGCGGCGCGCCATCGGCACCGTAGTGATTGCCGGCGTGGTGTGTGGCATTGTCTGCATCATGATGGTGGTGGCTGCTGCGTACGGGTGCATCTACGCCTCGCTCATGGCCAAATACCAGAGGGAGCTGAAGAAGAGGCAGCCGCTTATGGGGGACGGCGAGGGCGATGGGGACGACCGGGAGGAGAAGCAGATCTCCTCGGTGGCGTAG
- the lrtm2a gene encoding leucine-rich repeat and transmembrane domain-containing protein 2 isoform X3 yields MAPHRHSPGGLGPYGPTFLCLLVALFQPAILCPAPCICPSEGMLVDCGGRGLTSLPPLHLLPPGSRFLSLANNKLASLGASALVNLSSLEELDLSNNYLDNLPAGLFRDMINLTKLTLHNNSVTVMDRDLFQVSSTTVHFSPVGRKSRDDYRKKCSGCVRQGLGSLQSLDLSLNGLASVPLGLLDELQSLRWLSLAGNRLRGLERAAFEPLSHLQHLELGHNPWECDCNLRDFKHWMEWLLYRGGKVDAMECTLPKDLRGRDIRGVPVEMFDYCLQLDDENGGGGGGGGGGSPCSRSTLNPSSVPPLSGGDDSSTNSGGGGDAPADCVRARYRPVSVRRAIGTVVIAGVVCGIVCIMMVVAAAYGCIYASLMAKYQRELKKRQPLMGDGEGDGDDREEKQISSVA; encoded by the exons CTTTCCTCTGCCTGCTGGTGGCGCTCTTCCAGCCAGCCATCCTCTGCCCTGCCCCCTGCATCTGCCCCTCAGAAGGCATGCTGGTGGACTGTGGGGGTCGAGGCCTCACCTCCCTGCCTCCCTTGCACCTCCTGCCTCCCGGGAGTCGTTTCCTCTCGCTGGCCAACAACAAGCTAGCCTCACTGGGAGCTTCCGCCCTCGTTAACCTCTCTTCTCTGGAG GAGCTTGACCTCTCTAACAACTACCTTGATAATTTGCCGGCCGGATTATTCCGAGACATGATCAATCTGACCAAGCTGACCCTGCACAACAACTCTGTGACAGTAATGGACAGGGATCTCTTTCAGGTGAGTAGTACTACAGTGCATTTTTCTCCAGTGGGACGTAAAAGTAGAGATGACTACAGAAAGAAATGTTCTGGGTGTGTTCGACAGGGTTTGGGGAGTCTGCAGAGTCTAGATCTATCACTAAATGGCCTGGCGTCTGTTCCTTTGGGGCTCCTGGATGAGCTGCAGAGTCTCAG GTGGTTGTCCCTGGCTGGAAACAGACTTCGGGGTTTGGAGAGGGCAGCGTTCGAGCCCCTGTCCCACCTCCAACACCTAGAACTGGGACACAATCCCTGGGAATGCGATTGCAACCTGCGAGATTTCAAACACTGGATGGAGTGGCTATTGTACCGAG GCGGCAAGGTGGACGCAATGGAGTGCACGCTACCCAAAGATCTGCGGGGGCGAGACATCCGTGGCGTTCCCGTTGAAATGTTTGACTACTGCCTCCAGCTTGACGATGAGAatggaggaggaggcggaggaggaggaggtggttcTCCCTGCAGCAGGAGCACCCTTAACCCCAGCAGTGTGCCACCACTTTCTGGTGGTGATGACTCCTCTACAAATTCAGGAGGTGGTGGAGATGCCCCTGCGGATTGCGTGCGCGCCCGCTATCGGCCGGTGAGCGTGCGGCGCGCCATCGGCACCGTAGTGATTGCCGGCGTGGTGTGTGGCATTGTCTGCATCATGATGGTGGTGGCTGCTGCGTACGGGTGCATCTACGCCTCGCTCATGGCCAAATACCAGAGGGAGCTGAAGAAGAGGCAGCCGCTTATGGGGGACGGCGAGGGCGATGGGGACGACCGGGAGGAGAAGCAGATCTCCTCGGTGGCGTAG